The following proteins are encoded in a genomic region of Rhodoferax aquaticus:
- a CDS encoding peroxiredoxin: MAIVVNKPLPEFEANATNGVKVSNTNHAGKVMVLYFYPKDNTPGCTTEAMQFRDRYKDFVKAGATVYGVSRDNMKSHDEFKAKLELPFELIADTEEKMCHMFGVVKNKIMYGKKVKGIERSTFLIGADGVLKEEWRGLKVPGHVDDVLTAVKGLKKAA; encoded by the coding sequence ATGGCGATCGTTGTCAACAAGCCTCTTCCCGAATTCGAAGCAAACGCCACCAATGGCGTCAAAGTAAGCAATACCAATCATGCCGGAAAAGTCATGGTTTTGTATTTTTATCCAAAAGATAACACGCCCGGCTGCACCACGGAGGCTATGCAGTTCCGGGATCGTTACAAAGATTTTGTCAAAGCTGGGGCCACTGTGTACGGTGTCTCTCGTGACAACATGAAGTCTCACGACGAGTTCAAAGCCAAGCTCGAACTCCCGTTTGAGTTGATTGCGGACACTGAAGAAAAAATGTGTCACATGTTTGGTGTTGTAAAGAACAAGATCATGTACGGCAAAAAGGTCAAAGGTATTGAACGCAGTACGTTCTTGATTGGCGCCGATGGCGTCTTGAAAGAAGAGTGGCGCGGACTCAAAGTCCCTGGTCACG
- a CDS encoding Mth938-like domain-containing protein — protein sequence MKLQPDAIQGPSITAYGSGWVAVNGEQYHSSIIISAATGCQAWDCNSFDALTPHHFEQLAMMDAEMILFGSGATIRFARPVWLQALYAKRIGVETMDTQAACRTYNFLASEGRKVVAALLL from the coding sequence ATGAAACTCCAGCCCGATGCCATTCAAGGCCCATCAATTACTGCCTATGGGTCAGGGTGGGTGGCTGTGAACGGTGAGCAGTACCACTCCAGCATCATCATCAGTGCTGCCACTGGTTGCCAAGCATGGGACTGCAACAGCTTTGACGCACTGACCCCACACCATTTTGAACAGCTGGCGATGATGGATGCCGAGATGATTCTGTTTGGGAGCGGCGCAACCATCAGGTTTGCCCGCCCTGTTTGGCTGCAGGCTTTGTACGCCAAGCGCATTGGTGTAGAAACGATGGACACACAGGCAGCGTGCAGGACCTATAACTTTTTAGCGAGTGAAGGGCGAAAGGTGGTTGCTGCCCTGCTTTTGTGA
- a CDS encoding pyridoxal phosphate-dependent aminotransferase, translated as MRTIQKSAKLANVLYDVRGPIVDAARKMEDEGQKIIKLNIGNLAPFGFDAPEEIQQDMIRNLPNSAGYSDSKGIFSARKAVMHYTQQQGIKGVTLDDIYLGNGASELIVMAANALLDNGDELLVPSPDYPLWTAATSLSGGTPVHYHCDEGNGWQPDLADIRAKITPKTKGIVVINPNNPTGVLYTTEVLKGIIDLAREFELVILADEVYDKVLYEDVKHTAMASLSSDVLTLTFNSLSKAYRSCGYRAGWMVLSGPKHIATDFIEGLNMLANLKLGSNVPGQYAVQTALGGYQSILDLTREGGRLRRQRDLAYELITAIPGVSCVKPQAALYMFPKLDPKVYPIEDDRQFFLELLRETRVMLVQGTGFNWPNPDHFRIVFLPHEDDLREAIGRIASFLESYRKRSA; from the coding sequence TTGAGAACCATTCAGAAATCTGCCAAGCTGGCCAATGTGCTGTACGACGTGCGTGGGCCGATTGTGGACGCCGCCCGCAAGATGGAAGATGAGGGCCAGAAAATCATCAAGCTCAACATTGGCAACCTAGCGCCGTTCGGCTTTGATGCTCCCGAGGAAATTCAGCAGGACATGATTCGCAACCTGCCCAATTCGGCAGGTTATAGCGACAGCAAAGGTATTTTCTCTGCCCGCAAGGCGGTCATGCACTACACACAGCAGCAGGGCATCAAGGGCGTTACGCTAGATGACATTTATCTAGGCAACGGTGCCAGTGAGCTCATTGTGATGGCCGCCAATGCCCTGCTGGACAACGGCGACGAGTTGCTAGTGCCTTCGCCGGACTATCCCTTGTGGACGGCGGCCACCAGTCTGTCGGGTGGAACGCCTGTGCATTACCACTGCGACGAGGGCAACGGTTGGCAGCCCGACTTGGCCGATATTCGTGCCAAGATCACGCCCAAGACCAAGGGCATTGTGGTCATCAACCCCAACAACCCGACGGGTGTGTTGTATACGACTGAAGTACTCAAGGGCATCATTGACCTCGCTCGTGAGTTCGAACTGGTGATCCTTGCTGACGAGGTGTACGACAAGGTGTTGTACGAAGACGTGAAGCACACGGCGATGGCCAGCCTGTCGAGCGATGTGCTCACGCTTACCTTCAATTCATTGTCCAAAGCTTATCGCTCCTGCGGCTACCGTGCAGGGTGGATGGTGCTCTCTGGCCCCAAGCACATTGCCACGGACTTTATTGAAGGCCTGAACATGCTGGCCAACCTGAAGCTGGGCTCCAACGTACCTGGCCAATACGCAGTGCAGACGGCACTGGGGGGCTACCAAAGCATTCTCGACCTGACCCGCGAAGGCGGGCGCTTGCGCCGTCAGCGCGATCTGGCTTACGAACTGATTACCGCTATCCCCGGTGTGAGTTGCGTCAAGCCACAGGCCGCCTTGTACATGTTTCCGAAGCTGGACCCCAAGGTGTATCCCATTGAGGACGACCGCCAGTTCTTCTTGGAACTACTGCGTGAAACGCGGGTGATGTTGGTGCAAGGCACGGGCTTTAACTGGCCCAATCCAGACCATTTCCGCATTGTGTTCTTGCCGCACGAAGATGATTTGCGCGAAGCGATTGGCCGCATTGCGAGCTTTTTGGAAAGCTATCGCAAGCGCTCTGCGTAA